Below is a genomic region from Bacillota bacterium.
AAGCTCTATCGATCCACTGTGGAACTTTAGAGATATCATAGTAACTAGTGTCGCCTGTTACCGCATCAACAAGCACCACGCCTACGGCATCTGGGCCGCCATATAACCCTATCTTATAATCTATGACAGAAAACACCCAAAACGGGTGACCGCTGTCATCTATCTCAAAATTAACCTCATCAAAAAGCTTAGTCGGATAACTCAGCCTCGCCTTACGGACGACATATCGATTGAATTTGTCGCTCATACCATATTTCATAGGTTTATCAAGCTTAACTATATTTGCTTCCTGAGTTGCGAGGTTGACCTTAATATAATACGGAATGCCTTTGCTGCTGTTACTAAGCCATTTGAAAATATCAGCATATTCAAGAGGCGTCACTCTGTACGGTTTGTTCTCATAATTTATCACACTGAACTTATTCGATAGGTTAAACTGCGAAACAAGATCAACAACAGATCCGACCTGGCGATTCGCAAGTCTCTGGGCTGTATCCTTGTCTGCAATCGGAATCTGTGAGAAAGATATTTCCTTTATATCAGTTGAAAAGTCGCTGTCTTTCATAGTCAGCTGATCACGGTAATGCTTTGCATTGAATATCTCAGCTCCTGAAATGCCGCCGATAAATAACAGAAGAAATAGACCAACAATGATAATAGCAACATTTCTGAATGCTTTTCCAACTCTTTTTTTGGGTTCAATAACTATGACTTTTTTTCTGCCGAATATCGAAAACAGTAAGTAAACAAAGCAAAATACCCCGACCGTAAATATAAACAAAGTCCAAAACTCGGGAGATTTATAATTTATAGGTGCGCATGTGAGCCAAAAGAAAAAAGCAGCAAACGCTAAAGCAGCTATTGCTGAAATCGAAACTTTTTTAATCATAGATACTCCGATCGTATTATATAATACGGCTGTCATTTACGGTCGACGGCTTACCATTAAAATTTTTAGTAAGTATAGCATATATTATCCAGAAATACAATAGTTACCCCCCGGCAAAGCCGGGGGTTCTTCATATGCGGGCAAAGCCCTGTTTTTCTGGCGGCGCCTCAAGGCGCTGGTACGGTCTGCCACTTGCAAAAGTGTGTTACTTGCTACCCGTAAACGGGTCTACGTACTC
It encodes:
- a CDS encoding CvpA family protein, which codes for MIKKVSISAIAALAFAAFFFWLTCAPINYKSPEFWTLFIFTVGVFCFVYLLFSIFGRKKVIVIEPKKRVGKAFRNVAIIIVGLFLLLFIGGISGAEIFNAKHYRDQLTMKDSDFSTDIKEISFSQIPIADKDTAQRLANRQVGSVVDLVSQFNLSNKFSVINYENKPYRVTPLEYADIFKWLSNSSKGIPYYIKVNLATQEANIVKLDKPMKYGMSDKFNRYVVRKARLSYPTKLFDEVNFEIDDSGHPFWVFSVIDYKIGLYGGPDAVGVVLVDAVTGDTSYYDISKVPQWIDRAYGTNLILKQINNNGKYKHGFWNSKFGQKDVLQTTDGYNYLSINNNIWLYTGLTSVVSDESNIGFTLVNLRTKESRFYAINGAEEYSAMASAEGKVQEKRYTATFPLLINVDNYPTYFLSLKDSAGLVKMYAFINVENYQVVGVAESIDEAKEQYVRQLSGEGLKPTGDDKTVEGAISFVSSAVKDGNSYYYVKLDGNDTVYTASIQVSDLLPVLQTGNKVKISYRETGGKTASISKIELVQG